The sequence below is a genomic window from Coriobacteriia bacterium.
ATCGTCGAGATGGGGCATGCCGAGGAGCTCGGCGAGCGCATCGACTTCCTCGGCGGGGACCCGACGACCGAGCCCTACAAGGTCGAGACGGGCGCCAAGAGCCTGCAGCAGATGGCGTCGGTGGACCTGGCCGCCGAGAACGAGGCCGTCGAGATGTACCGGGCCGCGATCGGGCAGGCCGACCAGGCCGGGGACGTGACGACCCGGCGGCTGCTGGAGAGCATCCTCG
It includes:
- a CDS encoding ferritin, which gives rise to MQDTLIGTLNELRARELAVIVQYMRHHYMVTGPETLAAADEFKEIAIVEMGHAEELGERIDFLGGDPTTEPYKVETGAKSLQQMASVDLAAENEAVEMYRAAIGQADQAGDVTTRRLLESILGDEEEHVKSFRMMLGR